In Chryseobacterium camelliae, one DNA window encodes the following:
- a CDS encoding efflux RND transporter periplasmic adaptor subunit, with translation MKKTLIYIIVAAVLVGLAAYKIASNKEKQTKEVQEVAKQVDKINVNVVTVSRENIDTDYSANGTFIPKQESNQSSEISGRIVSVLVKEGSRVNAGQVLATIKKDAIEVDVAQAQNNLQNAIIDNQRYENAFKTGGVTKQQLDNSRLQLKNAQAAVRAQGVRVNDTSVRAGISGTINKKMVEPGMVVAPGTALFEIVNINSLKLSVLVDESQIGKIAIGQEVPIKVNVLPDDSFSGRITFIAPKSDASLNFPVEIEVQNRGNLKAGMYATATFKTNNGAETQNMLTVPAEAFVNGVSSGQLFIVNNGTAKLITVQTGKVYGDKVEILSGLKGGEQIITSGQINLDNGSKINIVK, from the coding sequence ATGAAAAAAACTTTAATATATATCATCGTAGCAGCTGTACTGGTCGGCTTAGCCGCATATAAGATTGCAAGCAATAAGGAAAAGCAGACGAAGGAAGTACAGGAAGTAGCCAAACAGGTAGATAAGATCAATGTAAATGTGGTTACGGTTTCCAGGGAGAATATCGATACAGATTATTCGGCTAACGGAACCTTTATCCCTAAGCAGGAATCCAACCAGTCTTCTGAAATTTCCGGCAGAATCGTAAGTGTTCTGGTAAAAGAAGGCTCAAGGGTAAACGCCGGGCAGGTGCTGGCAACCATCAAGAAGGATGCGATCGAAGTGGATGTAGCCCAGGCTCAGAATAATTTACAGAATGCGATTATAGATAACCAGCGATATGAAAATGCCTTCAAAACCGGAGGGGTTACCAAACAGCAGCTGGATAATTCAAGGTTGCAGCTTAAAAATGCGCAGGCCGCAGTTCGTGCACAGGGCGTAAGGGTAAATGATACCAGCGTACGTGCAGGGATCAGCGGTACCATCAACAAAAAAATGGTGGAACCAGGAATGGTAGTGGCTCCCGGAACCGCATTATTTGAGATCGTAAACATCAACTCACTGAAGCTTTCTGTACTTGTGGATGAAAGCCAGATCGGAAAGATTGCGATTGGCCAGGAAGTCCCGATTAAAGTCAATGTACTGCCGGATGATTCTTTCAGCGGAAGGATTACCTTCATCGCTCCTAAAAGTGATGCTTCTTTAAATTTTCCTGTGGAGATTGAAGTTCAGAACAGAGGAAACCTGAAAGCAGGGATGTATGCTACCGCAACATTCAAAACCAACAATGGTGCTGAAACCCAGAATATGCTCACGGTGCCTGCAGAAGCCTTCGTGAATGGAGTAAGCTCAGGACAGTTATTTATTGTCAATAATGGAACGGCAAAATTAATTACCGTTCAAACCGGTAAAGTGTATGGTGATAAAGTTGAGATCTTAAGCGGCCTTAAAGGCGGCGAACAGATAATTACCAGCGGACAGATCAACCTGGATAACGGCTCCAAAATCAATATCGTAAAGTAA
- a CDS encoding TolC family protein, translating into MKGKRITAKRLRLGIAAAFMIFGFSSLSAQQQVSLQEAIKQALQNKAEAKKAALQVKKAEYKIDEARAGALPQVSANISNTFNPILQKSVLPGEIFGMPGQMIPVTFGTKWQSVNSVSLYQNIFDQRVFTGLKAAKSTREFYILNSELTNEQIIENVATAYYQVFVQEENLKTVESSYANTERVRNVIKSLVDNGLAKSIDLDRTNVQLTNIGSNRQQLVNAVEVSKNALKFYMGIPISTPIELEEKTIEPNTALLSTAANLEERSEIRVLNKQRELLQYNKKATEALLYPTVGLQANYGWQGLGNKFPYFTGSSQGTNWSDYASIGLAIKIPIFMGGSTKAQIQQAEIDIQDLDQDINNTRQSLDLDYKNAISNMENAIINIQSMKDNVELAEKVQKNTQSNYQYGLAPLTEVLDTENALTQAKQNYANALLDYKQAEIKLIKAKGQLNTLQNP; encoded by the coding sequence ATGAAAGGAAAACGAATAACTGCTAAAAGGCTTAGATTAGGGATAGCCGCAGCATTTATGATTTTCGGCTTTTCATCCCTATCTGCACAGCAGCAGGTGTCTCTTCAGGAGGCCATCAAACAGGCCCTCCAGAATAAGGCAGAAGCTAAAAAGGCGGCTTTGCAGGTGAAAAAGGCGGAATATAAGATAGATGAGGCAAGAGCTGGAGCACTTCCTCAGGTCAGTGCAAACATCAGCAATACATTCAATCCCATTCTGCAGAAATCTGTGCTTCCGGGAGAAATCTTTGGTATGCCCGGGCAGATGATCCCTGTAACATTCGGAACCAAATGGCAGTCTGTGAATTCTGTGTCATTATATCAGAACATTTTTGACCAGAGGGTTTTCACAGGGCTTAAAGCTGCAAAATCCACCAGGGAATTTTACATTCTCAATTCAGAGCTTACCAATGAGCAGATCATTGAAAATGTAGCGACGGCCTATTATCAGGTATTCGTCCAGGAGGAGAACCTTAAAACCGTAGAATCAAGCTATGCGAATACGGAAAGGGTAAGGAATGTGATTAAAAGCCTTGTAGATAACGGATTGGCCAAATCCATTGACCTGGACCGTACCAATGTTCAGCTGACCAATATCGGATCAAACAGGCAACAGCTTGTGAATGCCGTGGAGGTTTCAAAAAACGCCCTGAAATTCTATATGGGAATACCCATCAGTACCCCGATCGAATTGGAAGAAAAAACCATTGAGCCTAATACCGCTTTGCTGAGTACTGCGGCAAATCTGGAAGAACGTTCTGAAATTAGAGTACTGAACAAGCAAAGAGAGCTTTTACAGTACAATAAGAAAGCTACGGAAGCTTTATTGTATCCAACGGTAGGCCTTCAGGCCAATTACGGATGGCAAGGGTTGGGAAATAAATTCCCTTATTTCACAGGATCTTCGCAGGGGACCAATTGGAGTGATTATGCTTCCATCGGTCTGGCTATTAAAATCCCGATTTTTATGGGGGGATCTACCAAAGCCCAGATTCAACAGGCAGAAATTGATATTCAGGACCTTGACCAGGATATCAACAATACCAGACAGAGCCTGGATCTTGACTATAAAAATGCCATCAGCAATATGGAGAATGCCATCATCAATATCCAGAGCATGAAGGATAACGTAGAGCTGGCTGAGAAAGTGCAAAAAAATACCCAGTCCAATTACCAGTACGGTCTTGCTCCGCTTACCGAAGTATTGGATACCGAAAATGCGCTGACGCAGGCCAAACAGAACTATGCGAATGCGTTACTGGATTATAAACAGGCAGAAATAAAACTCATCAAAGCAAAAGGACAACTGAACACATTACAAAACCCATAA
- a CDS encoding TetR/AcrR family transcriptional regulator, with translation MSNQTKKDQTQELIKETTKNLFFVKGKFDATTQEIADAAGVNRTLINYYFRSRDNLIQIIFDEAHKVEHEKSEIIMNSDLPFKEKISQFIEGSLSTSLQYPYLETYIVSQINKGNCHKKDIEEGELEKLYKDIETEMELGNIEKMKPIQFVLNMISLLVFPSAIRPLLMENLMIGEEEFDKIISERKDIILNMLFKK, from the coding sequence ATGTCAAATCAAACAAAAAAAGACCAGACGCAAGAGCTGATTAAAGAAACAACTAAGAATTTATTCTTTGTTAAAGGGAAATTTGATGCTACTACACAGGAAATTGCCGATGCAGCGGGAGTCAACCGTACACTCATCAATTACTATTTCCGCTCCAGGGATAACCTTATTCAGATCATTTTCGATGAAGCCCATAAGGTGGAGCATGAGAAATCTGAGATCATCATGAACTCGGATCTTCCCTTTAAGGAAAAAATTTCCCAGTTTATCGAAGGGAGCTTGTCCACCAGCCTGCAGTATCCTTATCTGGAAACGTATATTGTTTCACAGATCAACAAAGGAAATTGCCATAAAAAAGATATTGAGGAAGGCGAGCTTGAAAAATTGTATAAAGATATTGAAACGGAAATGGAACTGGGAAATATAGAAAAGATGAAACCCATTCAGTTTGTCCTGAATATGATTTCCCTGTTGGTTTTCCCAAGTGCCATAAGGCCTTTACTCATGGAAAATTTAATGATCGGCGAAGAAGAATTCGACAAGATTATTTCAGAAAGGAAAGACATCATTCTTAATATGTTGTTTAAAAAATAA
- a CDS encoding CvfB family protein, with protein sequence MQPGKTQTLTISEKNTSGWILTDGSGEKAFLPKIFTRDDQEIDDEIEVFVYQDDGKLKATTEIPLAEVGEFAVMSCVQSLPSGAFMDWGIIKDLFIPYKQQKTKIIEGKRYLVYIYVDEELELITGTTKFKRNPQYEDLPFQKGDKVDLIMMNESELGWNVVINKKYIGLIYASDVFKKLYPLSEESGYIKAIREDGKIDVSLQPEGFENIDEFKKKILDKLEENYGLLYLSDQSSPEEIKEELQMSKKNFKKAIGGLYKDKIIDLSEDKIRLL encoded by the coding sequence ATGCAACCGGGAAAGACACAGACTTTAACAATTTCAGAAAAGAACACTTCGGGGTGGATCTTAACGGATGGTTCCGGAGAGAAGGCTTTTTTACCTAAAATTTTTACCCGCGATGACCAGGAGATCGATGATGAGATTGAAGTTTTTGTGTATCAGGATGACGGAAAGCTGAAAGCGACTACCGAAATTCCTTTGGCTGAAGTAGGGGAGTTTGCGGTGATGAGCTGTGTCCAAAGCCTGCCGAGCGGTGCGTTTATGGATTGGGGAATTATTAAAGACCTGTTTATCCCGTATAAACAGCAGAAGACAAAGATCATCGAAGGAAAAAGGTATCTGGTATACATTTATGTTGATGAAGAACTGGAGCTGATTACCGGAACCACCAAGTTTAAAAGAAATCCTCAATATGAAGATCTGCCGTTTCAAAAGGGTGACAAAGTAGACCTCATCATGATGAATGAAAGCGAACTGGGCTGGAATGTGGTAATCAATAAAAAATATATCGGGCTGATCTATGCGTCCGATGTATTTAAGAAACTCTATCCCCTGTCTGAAGAAAGTGGCTACATCAAGGCCATCCGTGAAGATGGAAAAATTGATGTCTCCCTGCAGCCGGAAGGATTTGAAAATATTGATGAATTCAAAAAGAAAATCCTCGATAAACTGGAAGAAAATTACGGATTGCTTTACCTTTCGGACCAGTCAAGTCCGGAGGAGATTAAGGAAGAGCTCCAGATGAGCAAGAAGAATTTCAAGAAAGCCATTGGTGGATTGTATAAAGATAAGATCATTGATCTTTCAGAAGACAAGATCAGGTTATTATAA
- the lpdA gene encoding dihydrolipoyl dehydrogenase: MSQFDVTVIGSGPGGYVAAIRAAQLGFNTAIIEKYPTLGGTCLNVGCIPSKALLDSSEHFENAKHNFAGHGIIINEPKADLARMVERKNEVIKQNTDGISYLMNKNKITVFEGVGSFESATQIKVTKNDGSSETIESKYTIIATGSKPSSLPFITLDKERVITSTEALNLKEIPKHLVVIGGGVIGLELGSVYLRLGAEVTIVEFMDKIIPGMDGTLSKELLKVLKKQGMKFMLSTAVSAVERNGDTVKITAKDKKGEEVTVEGDYCLVSVGRKPYTDGLGLDIAGVELDERGRVKVNDHLQTNVANIYAIGDVIKGAMLAHKAEEEGVFVAETLAGQKPHINYDLIPGVVYTWPEVSGVGKTEEQLKEAGVAYKVGSFPMRALGRSRASGDVDGLVKIIADEKTDEVLGMHIVGARAADLIAEGVMAMEFRASAEDIARSSHAHPTYAEAIKEAALDATAKRPIHM; encoded by the coding sequence ATGAGTCAATTCGATGTTACCGTAATCGGTTCAGGTCCCGGTGGTTATGTAGCTGCCATCCGTGCCGCACAATTGGGCTTCAATACTGCCATTATCGAGAAATATCCAACCTTAGGAGGAACGTGCCTTAACGTAGGTTGTATTCCGTCCAAGGCGCTTCTGGACAGTTCCGAGCATTTCGAGAATGCCAAGCATAACTTTGCCGGCCACGGAATCATTATCAATGAGCCTAAAGCAGACCTTGCCAGAATGGTTGAACGTAAGAATGAAGTTATCAAACAGAATACAGACGGCATCAGCTACCTGATGAACAAAAACAAAATCACTGTTTTTGAAGGGGTGGGAAGCTTTGAATCCGCTACTCAGATCAAAGTAACCAAAAATGACGGTTCATCAGAAACCATCGAATCTAAATATACCATCATCGCAACCGGTTCCAAGCCTTCTTCTCTTCCTTTCATCACTTTGGATAAGGAAAGGGTAATCACTTCTACCGAAGCATTGAACCTTAAAGAAATCCCTAAGCATCTTGTTGTTATTGGAGGTGGTGTAATCGGTCTTGAACTGGGATCGGTATACCTGAGACTGGGCGCTGAAGTAACCATAGTTGAGTTCATGGATAAGATCATTCCGGGAATGGATGGAACCTTAAGCAAAGAACTTCTGAAAGTGCTTAAAAAGCAGGGAATGAAATTCATGCTTTCCACTGCGGTTTCTGCCGTTGAAAGAAATGGAGACACAGTAAAAATTACTGCCAAAGATAAAAAAGGGGAAGAAGTGACCGTAGAAGGTGACTACTGCCTGGTTTCCGTGGGAAGAAAGCCTTATACAGATGGTCTTGGCCTGGATATAGCAGGGGTAGAGCTTGACGAGAGAGGACGGGTGAAAGTAAATGATCACTTGCAGACCAACGTTGCCAACATCTATGCTATCGGAGACGTGATTAAAGGTGCTATGCTGGCTCACAAGGCCGAAGAAGAAGGGGTGTTTGTAGCTGAAACATTAGCTGGTCAGAAACCTCACATCAATTATGACCTGATTCCTGGTGTTGTATACACATGGCCGGAAGTTTCAGGAGTTGGTAAGACCGAAGAGCAGCTTAAAGAAGCAGGTGTGGCCTATAAAGTAGGATCTTTCCCGATGAGGGCATTAGGAAGAAGCCGTGCCAGTGGTGATGTAGATGGCCTGGTAAAAATCATCGCGGATGAAAAAACGGATGAAGTTTTAGGAATGCACATCGTAGGCGCAAGAGCGGCTGACCTTATTGCAGAAGGCGTAATGGCCATGGAATTCCGCGCCAGCGCAGAAGATATCGCAAGAAGCTCCCACGCGCACCCTACCTATGCTGAAGCCATTAAGGAAGCTGCATTGGATGCTACGGCAAAAAGGCCCATCCACATGTAA
- a CDS encoding glycosyltransferase — protein MKKISIIFILPDLETGGAERIVTTVANHLSRDLFEPKILLLRKEGGYLDLVKKDVEIIDIKTPRIRHSLKPILKEIYRRRPDIVFSGFGEVNAYLSLFIKIFPKVKFIARETNVVSEHIQRKEIRFFYNFYNNYHQIIAQSNDMRHDLIDNFGISRDKIVKINNPVDFEFIDDKLAFSEKPSCFKYNYKNVVAIGNLSARKGFDNLLKVFSRLDNENILLHILGDGKDREVLHQMKEFMGLKNVIFHGRQDNPYKFLKYADLFVLSSRYEGFPNVLLEAGACGTYALVNNCPGGINEIIQESVNGEICDISNHDEFAQRIIQALQTDHNHEAIQRSIRSRFSKHIILDQYEKALLDLARK, from the coding sequence ATGAAGAAGATTTCCATCATATTTATATTGCCGGACCTGGAAACCGGGGGTGCAGAGAGGATCGTGACAACTGTTGCCAATCATCTTTCCCGGGATCTTTTTGAGCCCAAAATCCTGCTCTTGCGCAAGGAAGGAGGTTATCTCGATCTGGTAAAAAAAGATGTTGAAATCATTGACATCAAAACACCCAGGATCAGGCATTCCCTGAAGCCTATATTGAAGGAGATCTACAGGAGGAGGCCGGATATTGTCTTCTCAGGTTTTGGGGAAGTAAATGCTTACCTTTCCTTATTCATTAAAATTTTTCCTAAAGTAAAATTCATAGCCCGGGAAACCAACGTGGTTTCCGAACATATTCAGCGTAAAGAAATCAGGTTTTTTTATAACTTCTATAACAATTACCATCAGATCATTGCCCAGAGTAATGACATGAGACACGACCTGATTGACAACTTCGGCATCAGCCGCGACAAGATTGTTAAGATCAATAATCCCGTCGATTTTGAATTTATCGATGACAAGCTGGCGTTTTCAGAAAAGCCTTCATGTTTCAAATACAACTATAAAAATGTAGTGGCCATCGGAAACCTGTCTGCACGGAAAGGGTTTGACAACCTCCTGAAAGTATTCTCAAGGTTAGACAACGAAAATATCCTTCTGCACATCCTGGGTGATGGGAAGGATCGGGAAGTACTTCATCAGATGAAGGAATTCATGGGCCTGAAAAACGTGATCTTCCACGGCAGGCAGGATAATCCATATAAATTCCTGAAATATGCGGATTTGTTTGTGCTTTCGTCAAGGTATGAAGGTTTTCCCAATGTGCTTCTGGAAGCGGGAGCATGCGGTACCTATGCACTGGTCAATAACTGTCCCGGAGGAATCAACGAAATCATTCAGGAATCCGTGAACGGGGAGATTTGTGATATCAGCAACCATGATGAATTTGCACAAAGGATTATCCAGGCATTACAGACCGACCATAATCATGAAGCGATTCAACGCTCTATCAGATCAAGGTTTTCAAAACATATTATTCTGGATCAGTATGAAAAAGCGCTGCTGGATCTGGCCAGAAAATAG
- the recQ gene encoding DNA helicase RecQ, with protein sequence MNAKKANLSGELKKYFGFSTFKGQQEQIIQNLLDGNDIFVLMPTGGGKSLCYQLPALISEGTAIVVSPLIALMKNQVDAVNGLSSDEGVAHVLNSSLNKTQTKQVFDDIKKGKTKLLYVAPESLIKEDYLDFLKEVKISFFAIDEAHCISEWGHDFRPEYRNLKMIIDRIADVPVIALTATATPKVQDDIQKTLGMTNAQVFKESFNRPNLYYEVRPKVNIDKEIVKFINQHKGKSGIVYCLSRRKVEEFAQLLQVNGINALPYHAGLDQKMRVANQDKFLMEEVDVIVATIAFGMGIDKPDVRFVIHYDFPKSLESYYQETGRAGRDGGEGYCLAFYDPKDIEKLEKFLAQKPVSEREIGLQLLNEVVGYAETSMSRRQYILYYFGENFDPVNGDGARMCDNVSNPPKLKDATSDLEKVLALIQDTGEKFKAKDLISVIVGKETAVTKSYKLEQHPQFGFGKEEKDNYWKTILRQATVQGFLLKDIETYGVLKISDKGKKVIGNKSKETFLIAEDREFDLNQTRAENEQTQMQAGGGLDQNLFGQLKELRKKVAKKYGIPPYTVFMDPSLEDMTVQYPVSLEEIAKIYGVGEGKAKKYGKEFADFIKAYVEENNIERTQDMVLKQVANKSSHKVFIIQSTDKKIDLEDIARAKNLSMDELLKEMERIVYQGTKLNIDYYIEDNFDEDIVDGFMEFMNESESDSMKVLLDEFGDELSDEEVRMLRIKFISDVAN encoded by the coding sequence ATGAACGCAAAAAAAGCCAATTTATCCGGCGAGTTGAAGAAATATTTCGGTTTTTCAACATTTAAGGGTCAGCAGGAACAAATCATACAAAACCTTTTGGATGGAAACGACATATTTGTTCTCATGCCTACAGGCGGAGGTAAGTCTTTATGCTACCAATTGCCGGCGTTAATTTCAGAAGGTACTGCTATTGTAGTATCTCCCCTCATCGCGTTGATGAAAAATCAGGTGGATGCAGTTAACGGACTTTCATCTGATGAAGGGGTAGCCCATGTACTGAATTCATCATTAAACAAAACTCAGACCAAACAGGTTTTCGATGATATTAAAAAAGGTAAAACCAAACTTTTATATGTAGCTCCGGAATCTCTGATCAAAGAAGATTACCTTGACTTTCTGAAAGAAGTGAAAATTTCCTTCTTTGCCATTGATGAAGCGCACTGTATCTCGGAATGGGGGCACGACTTCCGCCCGGAATACAGAAACCTTAAAATGATCATCGACAGGATTGCTGATGTACCGGTAATTGCCCTCACGGCAACCGCTACGCCTAAAGTCCAGGATGACATTCAGAAAACCTTAGGTATGACCAATGCACAGGTGTTCAAAGAAAGCTTTAACCGTCCAAACCTGTATTATGAAGTACGGCCAAAAGTGAACATCGATAAGGAAATTGTTAAGTTTATCAATCAGCATAAAGGCAAATCCGGGATCGTGTATTGCCTCAGCCGGAGAAAAGTAGAGGAATTTGCCCAGCTTCTCCAGGTTAATGGCATCAACGCCCTTCCATATCACGCCGGTCTCGACCAAAAGATGCGGGTGGCCAATCAGGACAAGTTCCTGATGGAAGAAGTTGACGTTATTGTAGCCACCATAGCCTTCGGGATGGGAATTGATAAACCGGATGTTCGCTTCGTTATCCACTACGATTTCCCGAAATCCCTGGAAAGCTACTACCAGGAAACCGGACGTGCCGGAAGAGACGGCGGAGAAGGCTATTGCCTCGCTTTCTATGATCCCAAGGATATTGAAAAACTGGAAAAGTTCCTTGCCCAAAAGCCTGTTTCGGAAAGGGAAATCGGACTCCAGCTGCTGAATGAGGTAGTAGGATATGCAGAAACCTCTATGAGCAGGCGGCAGTATATCCTGTACTATTTCGGGGAAAACTTTGATCCGGTGAATGGAGACGGAGCAAGGATGTGTGATAACGTGTCCAACCCTCCGAAACTGAAAGATGCCACCTCTGATCTTGAAAAAGTGCTTGCACTGATCCAGGATACCGGCGAAAAGTTCAAAGCAAAAGATCTAATTTCCGTCATCGTAGGAAAAGAGACCGCGGTGACGAAATCCTATAAGCTGGAACAGCATCCACAGTTCGGATTCGGAAAGGAGGAAAAGGACAACTACTGGAAAACGATATTGCGCCAGGCGACCGTGCAGGGATTCCTGTTGAAGGATATTGAGACCTATGGTGTGCTGAAAATTTCGGATAAAGGCAAAAAGGTCATCGGGAATAAGAGCAAAGAAACTTTCCTGATCGCAGAGGACCGTGAGTTTGACCTGAACCAGACCCGTGCTGAGAATGAACAAACCCAGATGCAGGCCGGCGGAGGACTGGATCAGAACCTTTTCGGCCAGCTCAAGGAGCTGAGGAAAAAGGTAGCTAAAAAATACGGAATTCCCCCTTATACGGTTTTTATGGATCCAAGCCTCGAAGATATGACCGTCCAGTATCCCGTAAGTTTGGAGGAAATTGCCAAAATCTACGGCGTAGGCGAAGGAAAAGCCAAGAAATACGGGAAAGAGTTTGCCGATTTCATTAAAGCCTATGTTGAGGAAAACAATATTGAACGTACCCAGGACATGGTGCTGAAGCAGGTGGCCAATAAATCCAGCCACAAGGTTTTCATTATCCAGAGTACCGATAAAAAAATTGATCTTGAAGATATTGCCCGGGCTAAAAACCTTTCGATGGATGAACTCCTGAAAGAAATGGAGCGCATCGTCTATCAGGGGACAAAGCTGAATATCGATTACTATATTGAAGATAATTTTGATGAGGATATCGTGGACGGATTTATGGAATTTATGAACGAATCTGAAAGCGACAGCATGAAAGTGCTGCTTGACGAGTTTGGCGATGAACTTTCTGATGAGGAAGTAAGAATGCTCAGGATTAAGTTCATCAGTGATGTAGCGAATTAA
- a CDS encoding KpsF/GutQ family sugar-phosphate isomerase, which yields MEKDGIISIAKNTLEIEISELQKLKNRLDDEFVKAVDIIRSAQGKLIVVGIGKSAHVANKIVATLNSTGTPSQFLHASEAIHGDLGVIQKSDVVLCISNSGNSPEIINLLPYLKNYSSALIGMTGNRKSKLAEFSEVIIDTHVDTEACPNQLAPTSSTTLQMALGDALAIVLMELKGFKAHDFAKFHPGGSLGKNLLARVNDFLSSQKPQVSETASIRDVIISISASRHGITVVTREDEIVGVITDGDLRRMLMKGEDISTITAKEIMSLNPKTIEKDALAREALKILKDNNIGQLVVTDNGKYFGIIDLHKLLDEGIN from the coding sequence ATGGAAAAAGACGGCATTATCTCAATAGCGAAAAACACCCTTGAAATAGAAATCTCAGAACTTCAGAAATTAAAGAACAGGCTGGATGACGAATTTGTAAAAGCCGTTGACATCATCCGGTCGGCACAAGGCAAACTGATTGTTGTAGGCATCGGAAAATCGGCCCACGTAGCAAATAAGATCGTTGCTACCCTTAATTCTACCGGCACACCTTCGCAGTTCCTGCACGCTTCCGAAGCCATCCACGGAGATCTGGGCGTCATACAGAAAAGCGATGTGGTGCTTTGCATTTCCAACTCCGGGAATTCACCGGAAATTATCAACCTGCTCCCATACCTTAAAAACTATTCTTCAGCACTGATCGGCATGACGGGAAACCGAAAAAGCAAGCTTGCCGAATTTTCTGAAGTGATCATTGATACGCACGTAGACACAGAAGCCTGCCCGAACCAGCTGGCTCCTACAAGCTCCACTACCCTGCAGATGGCTCTGGGTGATGCACTTGCCATCGTACTGATGGAACTGAAGGGTTTCAAAGCCCATGATTTTGCCAAATTCCATCCGGGAGGAAGCCTTGGAAAGAACCTTCTGGCCAGGGTAAATGATTTCCTGTCTTCCCAAAAGCCTCAGGTTTCCGAGACGGCATCCATCAGGGATGTCATCATCTCGATCAGTGCTTCGAGGCATGGAATTACCGTAGTGACGAGAGAAGATGAAATTGTTGGCGTGATTACCGACGGCGACCTCAGGAGAATGCTGATGAAAGGAGAAGACATCTCCACCATCACTGCAAAGGAAATCATGTCCCTGAATCCCAAAACCATTGAAAAAGATGCCCTTGCCCGTGAAGCTTTAAAAATTCTCAAGGATAATAATATCGGACAGCTTGTGGTAACCGACAACGGGAAGTATTTCGGAATCATAGACCTTCATAAATTACTGGACGAAGGCATCAATTAA
- the tatC gene encoding twin-arginine translocase subunit TatC: protein MSEGKEMSFWGHIGELRGHLIRSILAIVIAAFVIGFNINWIMDHIFFGPTRNDFPTFRVVNHYSRMILGEDSIHLPKDFPVRVQRLYQQFNVMMAVSIFGGIVAAFPYIVWELWRFVSPALHPKERKNSIFIINSVWILFMTGVLCGYFLILPFAVNFGVIFKISDIIVPLYDLSDYTTLFLQVILGMGVIFLFPVLIYFLTTLGILTPTFMKTYRRHAIVLIMVVAAIITPADVLSMIMAALPLIILYEFSIMMCSYTYKKIQKAAANLPAVRD, encoded by the coding sequence GTGAGTGAGGGAAAAGAAATGTCTTTCTGGGGACATATCGGGGAACTAAGAGGTCATCTGATCCGTTCAATCCTGGCAATTGTTATTGCTGCGTTCGTTATCGGTTTCAACATCAACTGGATTATGGACCATATCTTCTTCGGTCCTACGCGTAATGATTTCCCTACTTTCAGGGTAGTTAACCATTACTCCAGAATGATTCTCGGTGAAGACAGCATCCATCTGCCGAAAGATTTCCCGGTACGTGTGCAGAGGCTTTACCAGCAGTTTAACGTGATGATGGCCGTATCTATTTTCGGAGGCATCGTGGCTGCTTTTCCGTATATTGTATGGGAATTGTGGCGTTTTGTGAGCCCTGCCCTGCATCCGAAGGAAAGAAAAAACTCTATTTTCATCATCAACTCCGTGTGGATCCTTTTCATGACCGGAGTATTATGCGGGTATTTCCTGATTCTGCCTTTTGCCGTGAATTTCGGGGTTATCTTTAAGATTTCGGATATCATTGTCCCGCTGTATGACCTGAGCGACTATACCACACTGTTTTTACAGGTAATCCTGGGGATGGGCGTAATTTTCCTTTTCCCGGTACTGATTTACTTCCTGACTACTTTGGGCATACTTACCCCGACATTCATGAAAACTTACCGCCGCCATGCGATTGTACTCATTATGGTGGTAGCAGCAATCATTACCCCTGCGGATGTCCTGAGTATGATCATGGCTGCACTCCCGCTGATCATCCTTTACGAATTCAGTATTATGATGTGCTCGTATACCTATAAAAAGATTCAGAAAGCAGCAGCCAATTTACCCGCTGTACGAGACTAA